AGCTATTGCTCTCAGATATGGACGCCACCATTGTGGTTGGTGAGACCATCGAAGAAATGGCCAGCGTCCTCGGTCTTACCGAGCAAGTCAGCCAAATCACCACCGCTGCAATGCAAGGCCATATTGATTATCGCGAAGCCCTCGCAAAGCGATTACAACTGCTCAAAGGCATCCCCAAAGCAACTGTCATCGAATTAGCCGAAAAAGTCACCTTGGCCAAAGGCGCACAGCAATTAATGCAAGGCATTAACGAAAAATCAATGGATAGCTGTCTAATCTCTGGCGGATTTAGTTTATTTACCGAGGTGGTCAGCCAAAAACTAGGATTTAAACGCCATTTATCAAACCGATTATCCTACGATGACGCGGATTGTCTGGATGGGCATTGGATTGGCGACTTAGTCACGGCGGAGGTCAAAGCATCAACCCTGCAAACGCTAGCCGCAGAAAACGACATCGACATTAAACAAACCGTTGCAATCGGCGATGGCGCCAATGATATCAAAATGTTACGCGCAGCGGGGCTAGGGGTCGCCTACTACGGCAAACCAGTGGTACAGGCATCGGTGAATGCCGAAATCCACGCAGGGACAATTGACAATTTGCTTTGGTTTATTAACGATTAAGTTGATTGGCGATTAAACCTACTTAGGTCTATTGGCGCACGGCAATGCGGCGCAAATGGACTTTGTATGTCATCTCGTTAGATAAATTATCTGTCGATAGCTGGCATTGCAAAGTGCCGACTTTTTGTTGGCGGTTATACTCGCCTTCACAATTTAGTCTCGACTGCTCACCCACCGCATCTAGCTTAACTTGTTGATTATTGTCGCGCACTGTTTGTACGCGAGGGGTTGCATAAAACCCTGAGTGCCAATAGACCGAGTGCCCTGGATAACGATGCCGCGGCCCCACGGCATTGAAACCAAAGTAAGATTCACCCCATGGATCGATCGCAGTTGTTTGTGTTGATGACGCCTCTAAGAACGTCATATGCCCTCGAACGATTTCGCCATTTGGCAACCGAATGCTTAACTGCTCGGGCGGATGGCCGCTCGCGTATTGATGGTAATGCGTAAATGCCCCCAGCTTTTCAGCCGCAGAATTGCTGGGGTAAAAATTAAGCGTCTCTGTGATACTTGCAACGCCACTGGCGCAACCACTCAAGGCAGACATCACTGACAAGGCCAATAAGCCTCTAGAAAAAATAGTTAAAGCGTTTTTATTCGCCATATGCTAAGCTGATTTGTAATGGGTTAATTTAGGGGTTAATCTGAGTTTGAACTAATATTATAGACACAGACTGCTGTTCTAAGCGTAACCAATGCATGACGTTTAAGTGGCCGTTAGGTGGTCGCTTAGGTGGTTGTTTAGGCGGTTACTGCCATCGAGTGACCGATGGGCGTATCAATAGCGATACAACGAATCTGACGCAGCAAATGTGGCACAGCACATCTGGCATAACGACTCAAGAAAAGCGAACAAAAAAGCACGAATAAAGTGCAAAACCGCAAACAAACAATACGCGGCAAACAACACACAACCTAACGTAACAATAAAACATGAAAAATATGATGCTGTGGTTTCTGCTGGCCTGTATTTGGGCAGCGACATTCCCTGCCATTAAAATCGGCATCCAAACGATGCAACCGATGACATTGGTCGCCCACCGCATGATTATTGCCGCGTTGGTATTATTGGCGTTTATCGTATATAAGCGCATCCCTTTGCACACAAGTATTAGCATATGGCTGCACGGTATCGCGATAGGACTGACCGGTAATGTCATTCCTTTTTTTCTGATTAGCTGGGGCGAAACCACCGTCGACAGTAGTGTTGCCGCCGTATTGATGGGGTTAACCCCAATTGTCACGGTATTTTTGGCGAGTTTATTATTTGCTGACGAACCCCTTACTGGCCGCAAGGTGGCAGGCCTAAGTCTAGGCATCAGTGGTTTGCTTATCCTTGTCGGTGTTGGCGTTTTTTCAGAAGCAGGACAGCACGTCCCTGGTTTACTTGCCATTGCCATGGCCGCGGTTTTTTATGCCTTAAACACCCTGTATGTCCGCAAATTCGTGCATCAAGGCGGCATCATGCTCGCCTTTGTCGCCTGCTTGGCTGGCGCACTAATCACCTCACCTGTGGCTATCGCCGTCGATAAAGAACAATTTTTTCAAATGCCTAGCCTATCCGCATTACTTGCCTTACTTTATCTGGGGGTTATCGCCACCGCGCTGGCGACCTTTGTTTATCTGTATTTAATCCCAAAAATTGGCGCAGGGCGTATGTCACAAATTAACTTTTTAATCCCTGTCTTGGGGGCATTTTTTGGCGTTGTCTTATTAAACGAAACGTTAGACGCCAATCTCATCATTGCCTTAATCACCGTCATCGGCGCGGTGTATCTAGTCAACCGAGAAAAAGGTTAGCTATAAACGGATGTGATAAAAAATTGGATTCCGTAATCACATATGCGATACTGGTAAGCTAACGCCATTCAAAAAAAGCAAGAAAAACAATGAATCACAGACTGCACTCAAAGCCTTTTATCGGCCTTATCGCCCTATACACCATCATCAGCACATCATCTACAAATGCCTGCGAGCACATCCTCGGCAAATGGCAATCCTCGAAATCACTGAGCTTAGACTATGCCAAACAGCGCACTGACAAAAAATACAGTGACAAACAGATACAGCTTTTGCAAGATATTTTTGGGATTGGACAAGTTGAGTTCACACCAACATCCTACATCTTTTTCATACCGGAACACACAACCAGAATACAAGATCAGCTGAAGAAAAATGCAGAACAAATACATACCAACAACAT
The DNA window shown above is from Ostreibacterium oceani and carries:
- a CDS encoding DMT family transporter, giving the protein MKNMMLWFLLACIWAATFPAIKIGIQTMQPMTLVAHRMIIAALVLLAFIVYKRIPLHTSISIWLHGIAIGLTGNVIPFFLISWGETTVDSSVAAVLMGLTPIVTVFLASLLFADEPLTGRKVAGLSLGISGLLILVGVGVFSEAGQHVPGLLAIAMAAVFYALNTLYVRKFVHQGGIMLAFVACLAGALITSPVAIAVDKEQFFQMPSLSALLALLYLGVIATALATFVYLYLIPKIGAGRMSQINFLIPVLGAFFGVVLLNETLDANLIIALITVIGAVYLVNREKG
- the serB gene encoding phosphoserine phosphatase SerB, whose product is MHKTLTLVANQPLHTQAIRQLIAPFTTILNITARHENVWDIDCPTATILTEAFRQTLYQQHIDFALQESKHVTKKLLLSDMDATIVVGETIEEMASVLGLTEQVSQITTAAMQGHIDYREALAKRLQLLKGIPKATVIELAEKVTLAKGAQQLMQGINEKSMDSCLISGGFSLFTEVVSQKLGFKRHLSNRLSYDDADCLDGHWIGDLVTAEVKASTLQTLAAENDIDIKQTVAIGDGANDIKMLRAAGLGVAYYGKPVVQASVNAEIHAGTIDNLLWFIND